Below is a window of Melospiza georgiana isolate bMelGeo1 chromosome 18, bMelGeo1.pri, whole genome shotgun sequence DNA.
CAGTCACTTCTCAGATCTCTGGGGAAGTGGCAGTCATGGACTGCAGGACCAGTAGTCTGAAGAGTAGAAGCTTTTATGAAGTGTCTGATTCACTAAGAGATTTAAGGCACATTCCTGTGATTGTGGCTGACTGGAATTACCACTTGCCAGCTCAGCCATGTAACTGAGCCCGTGTACAGTCCCGGAGTAGCTCAGTTGTGAAATGAGATACAACAGGTAGTAACTGGCTTCACAGCACACTGCTAATCTCCACGGGCTGAGAGAGAACATACTCATGGTGTGCTGGCCTTTGTAGAGTGAACCCCTAATTTATTACAATATTGAACCACTTGTCTTCATTTAAACATCTGAATAGTCCCAAGGAAGTCATTGATATGCCTGAAGTTAAGCTGGCATTTGTTAGGCTGGGCCCAGCATGGAGTGATAAATGatcagcatttctgtgctgcaggaatgtTTTGTAGCAGAGGAATCATGATTCTGCTTTGCCTGGCCTGCAGGGCAGTGAGTTTGTATCAACATGACTTGATTAGGaacaaatattttgtctttctgtgttatgttttttcctgaatttgttCAGTTCTGATTTTAAGATTCCTCTCCCGTGTCATTCCTGTGCAATTGGTTTGTAGGGAAGTATGTGAGAAATGCTGGGGTTGCTGCAGCGGCCCTGGGGCGGGGTTTGCtccggggagggaagggagctgaggctgagccCTTGTCCAGCTGAccccgtgtgtgtgtgtggctctgTGCAGGTGAAGTTGGTGCAGCACACCTACTCCTGCCTCTTTGGAACATTCCTGTGCAACAATGcgaaagagagaggagagaaacaCACTCAGGAACGGACCTGCTCCGTCTGGTCTTTGCTGCGGGCAGCAAACAAAGCCTTCAAAAACCTGCTCTACTCCTCCCAGTCAGAATCTGTACGTACCCAATCCCCTCCTGGGGGAGAGCTGCCCCAAACAGCATCCTGCAAATGGGGGGATGAGAAACAGCCCAGCAGTGGGACCTGGTGCCCTGGGGTTCCAGCACCGCTGAGGgggtggctgccccatccctggaggtgtccatggctgggttggatggggctgggagcaacccagggtagtggaaggtgtccctgcccatggcagggctggcactgggtgggctttgaggtcccttccagcccaaacccttGTGTGGTTCTCTGAGCTGTCACCACGGACAGAGAGGTGATTCCAgaccagctcagctccctctgaCATTCACCTTGGAACACCCAGCTCAGGCTGATGTTTGAAGTCTTGGGTTAATTTTGCTGATATTTGGGGAATGTCAAATGCCACCTCAGAAATTTCTCTGTGCTGGAAAGGTGCTTTCTGTGACTAAATGTTTTATTGTTTgtaatggaaaacatttcaGGGTTTGATAAATAGACCTCTCTGGAGAACTGAGCTGTGTCAGAGCAGTGACACAAAATTGCCTGCAAACCTAGACACTGtgtctaaattaattttaaatctgAACAGAAAAAGTGGCTCAGATTATTTAGTGTATCTTTGTTTCTCTTGATCCCTTCAGGTTTTCAGTTTGGCTCCTCCATGTAGGAGCTCACTGAAggctctgggaaggggctcagttGTGTGTTTGGTACAAGGTCAAGTGAGGGATTCAGGGGTGCAGAGCATGGGCAAGAGAGCAAACACCAAATGACATCATGGTTAGGACTGCAAGGActtgcataaatatttaaaccctttttatttctcagagtATCAGATGTCATAAACTGAACTGCAAGGACTGTGCAGTGGCTTTGTGTATGACGGATGTGGCTTTCAGTTGTTTCTTAGAGTAAAACTCAACCCTGACTAAGCGGGGAGGAGTACAGTGGTTGTAAAGAGATGAGTTTTCTGCTCCCCTGAGCCCTCCTTGGCTGAGggtgccctggctctgggctgtcactgcagtgaGCCCCTGGAGCCTTCCCACCTGACCCCCCTGGGGAGAGTTTGTGAGGAAGAGCAGACATAGCCTGGGGGGATCTTAAAGCTGTGGATGCTTCTAGATTTCCATGGAAATGGCAGGAGGGGCATAGAGAGGGCTCTCACAGTGACTGTGTGGACAGGTCTGTCCTTGGGCTGCCCTTCTGTGCTCTATCCCACTTGACCCCTGTTCTCAGGAAATACTCACAAGGACACTCCTTCTGCACGTGGGAGTTTGGGTAATTTCCTGGTTTGGGTTCATTTTCTTGTGGTTTTGCTTCAGGCTGTAAAAGGTGCCTGTGGTGCAACTGCATCTCTTGCAGAGCCAGAGTTATTTaggagcagcagccaccccTGCTCAGTGCCAGGGAAGCAGAGTgttcagagaatcacagaatatcctcaTTTAGGAAGGGACCCACCAGGATCATACAATCCAACCCCTGAGAGCATTGACAAATGCTCCTGGAgttctggcagccttggggctgtgcccattccctggggagcctgggcagtgcctctCTGGTGGAGCCAGCTGttcctctgccactgccatgGGAAAGTTGCTTTGAAAAGAGTGGAATTgctaaaattgtttttaaagtgAAAGTGTTTTTAAAGTGAAGCAGAAAGCATATTCCACAATCAAGGAATCGCTTTTAAGAGCAAGCTGCCTCTTCAAAGAACTGAATAGGTACCCATGCACTGAGTATGTGCCCATGAGTGCctcctctggagccaggctgggctgtggtgcATTGGGGTCCATGGAGTGAGTTcagctccctctggcacagtgCAACACAACACACAAGGGAACATCAGCACTCACATTGAGCCACTGGATTCCATGAGTTGTGAAGGTGTAGGTTCACAGAGAGCTCATTGCAGGAGTTCAtccaggaggagctgaaggCTGGCATTTTTCTACCTCTGACAGAAAAAGTCATTCTAGCCCCAAGCCCCAAGTGTGGCTGATGAAAAGGTGTCCATGgttgggttggatggggctgggaacCCCAGTGAACTGCCCCCCTCAGAGCTGAATTTCTcctgctgggaggcagcagctgacccttcccctgtgcccctggcaggTGCTGTATCCCGTGTGCCATGTGCGGAACTTGATGCTCTGGAGCGCCGTTTACCTGCCCTGCTCCTCGCCCTCCACGCCCGCCGACGACACCTGTGCCCCCtaccctgtgccaggctctaGCCCCGaagagcagcctctgggcaggTGAGCCTAGAGcccagaaatcccatcctgtAAAGTAAGATCAACTGAGAATATTGGGGATATGGAAGGACAGTGTTTGGGTGGGAGGGCAGGATTTCTCCTGGGTGTATTGGTGGAACTGTGGGACTGAGCTGGCCAAGCAGAGCCTGTCtgtggggtgggtttgggagCTGTCACACAGCGTGGCAGAGAGAAGCTGGGCAAATAGAGTTCAACTCTGGGTGTCACATAGCCATAGAGAATTCCTTCTATCCTTGTAGGATATAAGCTTTCACTGGTTATCTTGAATTTGAGTTCTTTTTCAGTGTTGCATAaccatttctttgcttgttGTACAGTGACTCTGAGCACATGTTAATTAGGAGGTGTGACCAGGCTGTAAGCATTGGGGCTTGCTGGTAGAGGGATTAATCTGGGAATGTTTGAAGTCTGGTTTAACATATTTTCCTTGTGGCAAACAAAGTACTGAAGCAGCTCTGCACTACAGATGGTCGGAATGTGCTCCTGGATGATATTTCCCACAAGTCCATTAGCTGGCAGATGGTTACTGTCCTACCTGGGGGGCTGGTTTTTAaccacagcagctcagtgtTACAAAAACATCCTCTGACTTGGGGGTGGGATTGTTTGTCCCTTTGCAGGCTACCAAAGACAAGATCCTTTGACAATCTGACGACAGCCTGTGACAGCAGCGTGCCTACAACCAACCGCCGGAGCAGCGACCCCAGCCTCAACGAGAAGTGGCAGGAGCACCGGCGctccctggagctcagcagcctGGGCCCCCCTGGGGACGACCCCTTCGAGGGGGacgggctgggcaggcagggcagggcccccGTGGGGGCAGAGCTCTCTGTGGCAGCCGGGGTGGCAGAGGGACAGATGGAGAACATTCTGCAGGAGGCCACTAAAGATGATGTTGGGCTGGAGGAGCACTTGAGGGGTGGCCTGGAGGCGGCAGGGAAAGGGGATGAGGTTGGCCTGGATAAGGAGAAGAGAGCTGACAATCTGTGTGGGGAAAAGGCCGAGGTGGATACAGGTACCGTAACGAACAATCCCACAGCCAACCCACACCCAGCCTCACATGGTGCTGCAGAACTCAAAGGACAGCAGGACGAGCACAGCGACCCCAGCTGCGCTCTCCAGAAGGCACCTCAGGGGAGAGGActgcaggctgctccttctGAGGGCTCTGGAAACAGAGATGCTCCAAACAACACGGAGGAGGAAGGTCTTGGGAAAGGTGATGGAGAAGCAGAGAGCCcgtgcagcacagcccaggccagCCTTGCCTTCCCtctgacagccctgctggaggaaAGGACATCCAACATCGAAAGCTCCACAGAAACCTTAACAGAGCCCGAAGCAAAGCCCGAGCTCACGGCCAGGGCCCCGTGCCACCGACGTCACCCCTTCGACAACAGCGCTGACGAGCTGTCCCGAACTCTGCACAACAGGCCCGAGGGGGAGTGCATGATAGAGCTCCAAAAACTGGGATCAAGAGTGCATAGGACTTCTGGTAGCAGCACCACACACCTCCCGATGCCTTCCCCTTGTGCCTTGCCTCTAGCAGACCGCAAAGACGAGCTGGTGTATAatggggagctggagctggagaacAAACTGGCGGAGAAGCCGGCGGGATTCGCGGCCCCGAAATTCCCCGCCACCAACGGACACTGCGTCAACGGCGAGGACGGGCGCATCAAGGCCTCGCTGAGCCGGCAGGTGTCCACggccagctgcagctctgcccagctccaccTGAGGAACTTGCACCACAAATGGATGTTCAGCCAGCTGGGGAAGCAGCCGGCCAGCAGCCCGGACCAGCCGGCCCGCAGCCACCTGGACGATGACGGCATGCCCGTGTACAGCGACGTCATCCAGCAGCGCCTGCGCCAGATCGAGACGGGCCATCAGCAGGAGGTGGAGACCCTCAAGAAGCAGGTGCAGGAGCTGAAGAGCCGCCTGGAGAGCCAGCTCCTCAACAGCTCCCTGCGGCTCAACGGCGACTACGGCGACGAAGTGGTGAGTGAGCGTCTCTGGGCTGAGCTCACCCAGCCCTCAGCTCCTGGCTCACAGCTCAGGGCCTGACTTTGGGCTCTGACCGACCTCTCCAGGTCATCCTGAGGAGGGCACACACTGCCCAAGTACCTGATAGTGGCAGATGCCTGTGACTGATACTGTCACCAGAGTGCAAATTAAGCCAAAAGGTTTATTTCCAGATGGGTGTTGCACAGCAGCTCATACACCCCTGGCCATACCTAAACACCTTCCCTGGCCTTGGTAAAACCAACCAAACCTTGGTTTACCAAACCTCACTAAAAGCAACCAAACCCTTGGTTTACCAAACAtcaataaaaccaaacaaacccctGGTTTACTGCTGTCTTCACTTGGGCAGAGttattttcctgtgctgtttttGGCACAGGAGCATAGGATGATCCCTTGGTCCTCTGCAGATCCCAGCTGCACTGGCAAGCTCTGTGAGCTCAAACCCATCAGGGTCACACCATCCCTTTCAGGTGCCCCAGGCTCAATGACTGGAATTAATTTCTAGAATTCTAAATTAACTGGAATAAATTACCTGAGCTTTTGTGACAGCTGTATTTCAAGAAGGGTTTTTCTCTCCATTAGGATTTTAAGGGAGCTTCTAAACCATTTGcacttttattttgaaatgtttaaatttGTAAAAGTAGAGACTTCTGTAGAGAATTGTGCTTTCCTGTGGTTTTGAGCACTTGCCTGTAATTCCTGAGGCTGTCGCAACACCCAtcagaaatttccttttcctacATGGTTTATATGCCtgcaaaattgaaaaaaaaaatatttgtaagagGTTCCCAGCTTCTGTTTGTTGAATTCACTGTTTAGAAGTAGCAGAGGTGCTGGATAGTCCCAGGTACGTTTGTTGTGAAAAATCCTTGGAGCCTTTTTGGCTCTTCCCATTGGAGATGCAGCACAAGGTGCTCATTGGGCTCAGTGTCACTGCTAAAAGCTTGAATTCCTTGGAGAAATTGGGTGCTTTGCCTTAATGGACTCTGCTCCCATTTTTTAAGGGCCTTCAGAAGCTGCAGTGtagggctggcagtgcctccAGAAAATTCCCCATTCTTAAGGACCTGATCTCTACCTTCTCTTTGTGCCTCAGCTTGGGAGTTACAGGTTTTCCTCTGGAACTCCAGGATTGACCATTCCTCAGGCATCAAGATCTATTAACTCAAGGTTTCTTGCtattttgatatattttaaGGGCTGGCTGAGTTTTAATTGAGTTTAAATCCACCTCTACCTGGATAGACTGTATTAAGGAAGCATTATTCCCAGAACATATACATAGAATATACATGGCTCAAATTCTGAGTTTCCCATATGCAATTTGGCTTGTATTTTCCAGAAGCTTTGCCAGCAAAAGGATATCTGTATTACTAATTATAGTTTTGAAAGTGAAACACCCTTGGAAAGGAATCAGGACCCTGGAATTGGAGCCACAGGGAGCAGGTTTTGGTTAATTACCCAAAGCCTTCCCAGAACTCTGCAGCAGAAACTGGATCCTAAATCCACTCTGCCTCACATCATCCCATCAGCAGAGGGTCCAGGACTGCCCTGTTGGGGTTTCTGGGTGTTATTTGTGTGAACAGGGATCTGGGGGGCTCCGTTCAGCTGTGTTTGTTTGCCAACAGACGTCTATTCCCGACTCGGAAAGCAATCTGGATCAGAACTGCTTGTCTCgctgcagcacagagattttctctgaagccagctgggagcaggtggATAAACAGGATACAGAGGTACAGACTAAATCCCTGTAAATTGCTCACTCTGGGATAATCCTAATTCAAATTATCCTCTGGCCTTTGGTCGTGTGCCACTTCTTGGGAACTCTTTTCCTTGCGTTCCGCTGGTCTCACAGCTGACATACCAGTACCTGTGCCTATGAGCCCTCTGCTGCACAAGCTCTGGGACTGGGGAGGGGCTCAGCTCAGgagtgctggcactgccctgtccctgatGTCACTGGCTGTCCCCACAGGTGACGCGGTGGCTCCCGGACCACCTGGCCGCGCACTGCTACGGCTGCGACAGCGCCTTCTGGCTCGCCAGTCGGAAACACCACTGCAGGTGACTGGGGgggctgggactggggctgggactgggactgggactgggactggggctgggactgggactgggactgggactgggactggactgccctgcccctggcaccagcacgggcacagccctgccagggtgCTGAGGGaacagggcagctcctgctgctcagctcagcccgTGCAAAAGCCACGTTTGGTGTCTGCTCCACTCCAGCCAAAAGAGATCCCACCTTTCTTTCCTCAGACTGGATTTGCAGGCAGTTTAAATTTATGCAAAATAGAGCTTTGTCCTCTTAGCATTCAGAAAGTCATATATGAGTTACATGAAATACAGGAATAGCATCTTCTTCCCATTGCTGGTTGGAAAcctgctcctttccttctctaACCTTTCTCCCCTTTTATTAACTTGCTCCTACAGAATCTGAATGGAACACCTGAGTGAGGTCAAGGTTTTCTGGATTATTCTTTGCTAGACCTGTTgccacagaggctgcagcatctcaggcagcagcaggggcttGATGAAGAGCCAGAGGCAGAGACCACATGGCTCAAAATGCTGGAGTTAAAGCCAGAGAATCTCCAGTTTCCAGTTCTGTTTCAAATAAATTCCTATTCCTGGTTTCTGCACATGCAAAAACTATTACAGGAACCATCATTTAAATAAATCTCAGTTACCACATTTCGAAGCTCTCCTGCTTTTTGAAGTTGCAAAGAGTTATGAACATAGTTTTGAGTTTGTGTCTGGTTTATCTTTTGCTCCACTTAGTCTTATAAAGTTAACCAAACCcagggaagaaggagaagaatctgaatttatttttttttaccatgcCCACTATGTTTGTGCAAATTTGTACCCCAGGGCTCAGTTCCCTAAACCTGAGCTTGGGACAACTCCCAGAGCTGGATACACACAGGTCAAAATGGACTCAGGGTTTCAGGTCTGGCTCAAATCTCCCTGTAGGTTCTTTGCTCCTTCAGCCTCCATATGTGCAGTGACCCAGCTGTTGGTGAGACCAACACCACGAGTATCTCTGTAGTAAACATTTACACTCCTCCCTGGGAGTGGAAATGAGTTGAACCCCACAGTGTAAGGCCTTGAGCAGAGGAAAACCTTCCAGCTTCCTTGGTTGCCAATGTTTGCTCCCTCTGCCTGTGGCCCTGAgctctctctcctccctgcagggacactgaccGAGTTGATCAGCTCTGGTGAGCAtttccagcagcctctgcctgttgtctgtcAGCCTTTCCTGGGTGACTTCTCCCAACTAACTCAGCTCTTCTCCCTCTTTGTTTCTCACTTGCCTGGAAATCACCAGAACTAAGCTGGGGGTGGCCAGCACGAGCTGCTGGGGTTGGATCTGTGTGAACAGCCCTCTCTCCTCACAGAAAGGCTTTTAGGACTTGGCTTTTGGGAGCTTAACTGGGATGTGGCTCAGACTAACACTCACTGTCAGTCCATGTGTGTACTGCTCACTGACAGGAGACTGTCCTGCAAGTTTCATGCATTTATTTTTGatcatttcccttttttctccatGTTTTTGGGAGAGGGCCATGTGTTACCAAACAATTCCAGTATTGCTGTGCAGGGTGTTGGCAAAAACCTGGCACTTGTTTTAAAAGGACTGAAAATCCCATGACTGGAACAGGTGCCACAGAGCTGGTGGAGGGTCAGGATAACCAAAACCCAATGAATATCTGAGATTTGGGATGAGGAGAAGAGTGGGTAGTGTGGCTTTCAGCCCCCCTTCCTCAACTGAGCAGCATCCCTTTTCCAGCCTGTTTTTAATGTCTCCTTTTAATCTCTGAAGCAAAGCAGGGACCACCAGGATAGAAGGATGAGCTGTCCAGAGCTTTCCAAAGCAGTGTCAGAGCACCATTGTCTAggataaaacaacaaaaaccccagcatATGTTAGGAATGGTGAGCTCCAACAAAGAGATCCTTGTTCTAATCCCTCTGGTTGGTTTTCCCCTCATCCATCAGTGAGCTACTCTGGGATAATGATTCCCTGAGCAgggagatggggctgtgggagctgtgtggCACCTCCCAGGGCTGTTCCCACTCCTGCAGGTGCTTCTGGCAGGGGTTTCCAGCAGGGCCCTCCAGTCTCCAGAGCCTCTGCAGAGGTTGGTCCCTGTCAGCCTTCCCGTGCTGGGGTTCCAGCTCCGAGACCCGGAGCGCTGTGTGGAACTGAGGAAATGAGCCCACTGAAGTGGGAAATGGGATTTCTCTGCTGTTTCTCTCCCCATCAGTGACCAGCAGCTGGAAATCTCCTTTCTTGGCAAGGAAGGATTAATCAAAGCTGCTAGGTGTCAGCAGAATTCCCTGGCAGCCTCTTGGCAGCAGCAAATCTCCAGTGCAGAACAGCAACAGCACCAAATCCTGATGCCAGAGAGTTAATGGAGAGGGCAAaccccaggtccctggagtgctgctcccagctccatgTAGGAATTGAGGAGGTCAGGGTGCACAGGGCTCCcaggttttggggggtttgcaGAAGGTAATTAATGACTGAGCAGTAACGAGGTGCATGTGCCGGTGCGGCTCCGCCGGTGCCGGGAATGCTGCGTGTGCCCACCTGTGCATggagcacctgcctgcccagcccgggCTTTGCATGTTCCTCCTCGCCTCAGTTTCCTGGGTGCAGGAGTGTGGCACTTCTCGAGTGGCTGTGGGGGCAGTGGGAGGATGGCAGCGACCGAGGGCTTTGACATTTCCATGTTTAAACCtttccagctctgagcagggtccggcctgctcccagcactgccccatccctcctgtGAGCCAGGGCTGGATCAGCTGCGTGAGCAGGGCCTGaccccccattcccagtgctccccacaTTCCCCTGGCCTGGCTCAGAAGGGCCTGTGGTGGTTCTGCTTCAGCccctcagccctgtgccccaTTCTGCTGTAGCCCCTTTGCAGCACATCCAGCctgaagtgcccaaggccaggctggacggggcttggagcagcctggcacagtggaaggtgtccctgccatggcactgggtgagctttaaggtcccttctcacccaacccattccatggtGAATGGCAGAGAGCCCTCTGTGTGACAGAGGGCACaacctgtccagcctggctcagggcagtgctgaaCAGAGGCTGCAATTCCACACTGGCCCTGGCTCCATGCTCCTtcctgtgcccattccctggacCTCTACTCCATCCAGAGGAGGGAGGAGCACAGATGttggagctgtccctgtccatgcCCTGCCTGTGGGGAGGTAtctcccccatcccagcactgggagTATCTCATTTTACACCTCATGTAACTTTGTCAAACTCCTTCTgatcttttcttttccatttctcctcTGTTCCTGATGCAAGGAATTGCGGCAACGTGTTCTGCTCCAGTTGCTGTAACCAGAAGGTGCCCgttcccagccagcagctcttcGAGCCCAGCAGAGTCTGCAAATCCTGCTACAGCAGCCTCCACCCcggcagctccagcctggacCTCGAACTGGACAAGCCCATCACTGCCACGTCCAACTGAATTGCTGGCCTGGGAGCGGCGGGGGCGCAGCCGGGCCGAGCCCCGCCCAGGACACGCG
It encodes the following:
- the MTMR3 gene encoding myotubularin-related protein 3 isoform X2 translates to MDEETQHSLECIQANQIFPRKQLIREDENLQVPFIELHGESTEYVGRAEDAIIALSNYRLHIKFKESVVNVPLQLIESVECRDIFQLHLTCKDCKVIRCQFSTFEQCQDWLKRLNNAIRPPSKIEDLFSFAYHAWCMEVYASEKEQHGDLCRPGEHVTSRFKNEVERMGFDMNNAWRISNINEKYKLCGSYPQEIIVPAWITDKELESVASFRSWKRIPAVVYRHQSNGAVISRCGQPEVSWWGWRNADDEHLVQSVAKACASDSRSNSNKLMNGNCSRDLPNGGDLSDVEFDSSISNASGAESLAIQPQKLLILDARSYAAAVANRAKGGGCECPEYYPNCEVVFMGMANIHSIRKSFQSLRLLCTQMPDPGNWLSALESTKWLQHLSVLLKSALLVVHAVDRDQRPVLVHCSDGWDRTPQIVALAKLLLDPYYRTTEGFQVLVETEWLDFGHKFADRCGHGENSDDLNERCPVFLQWLDCVHQLQRQFPCSFEFNEAFLVKLVQHTYSCLFGTFLCNNAKERGEKHTQERTCSVWSLLRAANKAFKNLLYSSQSESVLYPVCHVRNLMLWSAVYLPCSSPSTPADDTCAPYPVPGSSPEEQPLGRLPKTRSFDNLTTACDSSVPTTNRRSSDPSLNEKWQEHRRSLELSSLGPPGDDPFEGDGLGRQGRAPVGAELSVAAGVAEGQMENILQEATKDDVGLEEHLRGGLEAAGKGDEVGLDKEKRADNLCGEKAEVDTGTVTNNPTANPHPASHGAAELKGQQDEHSDPSCALQKAPQGRGLQAAPSEGSGNRDAPNNTEEEGLGKGDGEAESPCSTAQASLAFPLTALLEERTSNIESSTETLTEPEAKPELTARAPCHRRHPFDNSADELSRTLHNRPEGECMIELQKLGSRVHRTSGSSTTHLPMPSPCALPLADRKDELVYNGELELENKLAEKPAGFAAPKFPATNGHCVNGEDGRIKASLSRQVSTASCSSAQLHLRNLHHKWMFSQLGKQPASSPDQPARSHLDDDGMPVYSDVIQQRLRQIETGHQQEVETLKKQVQELKSRLESQLLNSSLRLNGDYGDEVVTRWLPDHLAAHCYGCDSAFWLASRKHHCRNCGNVFCSSCCNQKVPVPSQQLFEPSRVCKSCYSSLHPGSSSLDLELDKPITATSN
- the MTMR3 gene encoding myotubularin-related protein 3 isoform X1, translating into MDEETQHSLECIQANQIFPRKQLIREDENLQVPFIELHGESTEYVGRAEDAIIALSNYRLHIKFKESVVNVPLQLIESVECRDIFQLHLTCKDCKVIRCQFSTFEQCQDWLKRLNNAIRPPSKIEDLFSFAYHAWCMEVYASEKEQHGDLCRPGEHVTSRFKNEVERMGFDMNNAWRISNINEKYKLCGSYPQEIIVPAWITDKELESVASFRSWKRIPAVVYRHQSNGAVISRCGQPEVSWWGWRNADDEHLVQSVAKACASDSRSNSNKLMNGNCSRDLPNGGDLSDVEFDSSISNASGAESLAIQPQKLLILDARSYAAAVANRAKGGGCECPEYYPNCEVVFMGMANIHSIRKSFQSLRLLCTQMPDPGNWLSALESTKWLQHLSVLLKSALLVVHAVDRDQRPVLVHCSDGWDRTPQIVALAKLLLDPYYRTTEGFQVLVETEWLDFGHKFADRCGHGENSDDLNERCPVFLQWLDCVHQLQRQFPCSFEFNEAFLVKLVQHTYSCLFGTFLCNNAKERGEKHTQERTCSVWSLLRAANKAFKNLLYSSQSESVLYPVCHVRNLMLWSAVYLPCSSPSTPADDTCAPYPVPGSSPEEQPLGRLPKTRSFDNLTTACDSSVPTTNRRSSDPSLNEKWQEHRRSLELSSLGPPGDDPFEGDGLGRQGRAPVGAELSVAAGVAEGQMENILQEATKDDVGLEEHLRGGLEAAGKGDEVGLDKEKRADNLCGEKAEVDTGTVTNNPTANPHPASHGAAELKGQQDEHSDPSCALQKAPQGRGLQAAPSEGSGNRDAPNNTEEEGLGKGDGEAESPCSTAQASLAFPLTALLEERTSNIESSTETLTEPEAKPELTARAPCHRRHPFDNSADELSRTLHNRPEGECMIELQKLGSRVHRTSGSSTTHLPMPSPCALPLADRKDELVYNGELELENKLAEKPAGFAAPKFPATNGHCVNGEDGRIKASLSRQVSTASCSSAQLHLRNLHHKWMFSQLGKQPASSPDQPARSHLDDDGMPVYSDVIQQRLRQIETGHQQEVETLKKQVQELKSRLESQLLNSSLRLNGDYGDEVTSIPDSESNLDQNCLSRCSTEIFSEASWEQVDKQDTEVTRWLPDHLAAHCYGCDSAFWLASRKHHCRNCGNVFCSSCCNQKVPVPSQQLFEPSRVCKSCYSSLHPGSSSLDLELDKPITATSN